The Halomonas sp. 7T genome contains a region encoding:
- the elbB gene encoding isoprenoid biosynthesis glyoxalase ElbB, protein MTKQVAIVLAGCGVFDGSEIYETTLTLLRLDQLGIGYRCFAPDVEQHHVINHITQTPVEGEQRNVLQESARLARGEISPITELNADEFDAVIVPGGFGVAKNLSDFATQGDNMQVLESLKDALAGFKQEAKPIGLMCIAPVMVPRLLGDGIAVTIGNEPSVSGAISAMGGLHRSCSVEDIVVDLEHRVVTTPAYMLATRISEAATGIFKLVDRIDEMMG, encoded by the coding sequence ATGACCAAACAGGTAGCAATCGTACTAGCGGGCTGCGGCGTTTTTGATGGTTCAGAAATTTATGAAACCACGCTAACCCTGCTGCGCCTGGATCAGTTAGGCATTGGTTACCGCTGTTTTGCGCCGGATGTAGAGCAGCATCATGTGATTAACCATATCACCCAGACTCCTGTTGAAGGAGAGCAGCGCAATGTACTGCAAGAGTCGGCCCGTCTAGCCCGTGGTGAGATCAGTCCGATCACTGAACTAAACGCCGATGAGTTTGACGCGGTTATTGTGCCCGGTGGCTTTGGCGTCGCCAAGAACCTGTCTGACTTCGCGACACAAGGCGATAACATGCAGGTGTTAGAGAGCTTAAAAGACGCGTTGGCGGGATTTAAGCAAGAAGCGAAACCCATCGGCTTGATGTGTATTGCACCGGTGATGGTGCCTCGCCTGTTAGGTGATGGTATTGCGGTCACTATAGGTAATGAGCCTAGCGTGTCGGGTGCGATCAGTGCGATGGGTGGGTTACATCGTAGCTGTAGTGTTGAAGACATTGTCGTGGACTTAGAACATCGCGTTGTGACAACGCCTGCCTATATGCTTGCCACGCGGATTAGCGAAGCCGCCACGGGTATCTTTAAATTGGTGGATCGTATTGATGAAATGATGGGTTAA